In Phormidium ambiguum IAM M-71, one DNA window encodes the following:
- a CDS encoding peptidase E — translation MPVSSKDKQIVAMGGGGFSMEPDNPPLDQYILGLANKERSKVCFLPTASGDSDRYIVKFYSAFLKFPCQPSHLSLFNPPTLDLRGFILEQDIIYVGGGNTKNLVALWRDWGLDRFLKEANEQGTILCGLSAGSLCWFEAGVSDYPGNNILKPLTCLGFLQGSHCPHYDGEADRRPVYHQMIAEGLLEDGYAADDGVGLHFINGILAKIVSSRPTAKAYRVERQNDGVRETPLEPIFLGGR, via the coding sequence ATGCCTGTATCTTCAAAAGACAAACAGATTGTGGCAATGGGTGGAGGTGGTTTTTCGATGGAACCTGATAACCCCCCACTCGATCAATATATCCTGGGGTTAGCCAACAAAGAACGATCCAAAGTTTGTTTTCTGCCAACTGCAAGTGGAGATAGCGATCGCTACATCGTCAAATTCTATTCTGCATTCTTGAAGTTCCCCTGCCAACCTAGTCATCTCTCATTGTTTAACCCACCTACCCTCGACTTACGAGGATTTATCTTGGAGCAAGACATCATTTATGTAGGGGGAGGGAACACCAAAAATTTGGTTGCACTTTGGCGTGATTGGGGGTTGGATCGGTTTTTGAAAGAGGCGAACGAGCAGGGAACCATTCTTTGTGGATTAAGTGCAGGCTCACTTTGCTGGTTTGAAGCAGGTGTAAGCGATTATCCGGGAAATAACATCCTCAAGCCTCTCACCTGTTTAGGATTTCTCCAAGGTAGCCATTGTCCTCATTATGATGGAGAAGCCGATCGTAGACCTGTCTATCACCAAATGATAGCAGAAGGTTTACTCGAAGATGGCTATGCTGCTGATGATGGCGTTGGTTTGCATTTCATTAATGGAATTTTAGCGAAGATCGTCAGTTCTCGACCAACTGCAAAAGCATATCGTGTAGAGCGACAAAATGATGGTGTTCGGGAAACGCCTCTGGAACCTATTTTTCTTGGTGGACGCTAA
- a CDS encoding class I SAM-dependent methyltransferase, with protein MSNNMWNTTLYESNHSFVWQSGESLLELLAPQPDERILDLGCGTGHLTAKIASMGVKVYGIDADKNMIEQARQNYPNLHWLIADARNFQVDEPLDAVFSNAALHWIKEADAVIQCVYQALKPGGRFVAEFGGRGNIGAIAQALFTTIENMGFGNPQTLNPWYFPSIAEYATLLEKQQFEVKYALLFERPTPLEGGQAGIANWLQMFANGILSQLSHEQQMQVIQSVQIQLQPTLFRDGHWIADYRRIRIIAVK; from the coding sequence ATGAGTAACAATATGTGGAATACAACTTTATATGAAAGCAATCATTCCTTTGTTTGGCAATCTGGAGAATCACTTCTAGAATTACTCGCACCTCAGCCAGATGAACGAATTTTAGACTTGGGTTGTGGCACCGGACATTTGACAGCAAAAATCGCTTCTATGGGTGTGAAAGTTTACGGTATTGATGCCGATAAAAATATGATTGAACAAGCTCGACAAAACTATCCTAATCTACATTGGTTAATTGCTGATGCTCGGAATTTTCAAGTAGATGAACCTTTGGATGCAGTATTTTCTAATGCTGCGTTACATTGGATTAAAGAAGCAGATGCAGTGATTCAATGTGTTTATCAAGCACTTAAACCGGGCGGACGTTTTGTGGCAGAATTTGGTGGACGGGGGAATATTGGGGCGATCGCACAAGCACTTTTTACTACAATAGAAAACATGGGATTTGGGAATCCTCAAACACTTAATCCCTGGTACTTTCCTAGTATCGCAGAATATGCAACTCTTTTAGAAAAACAGCAATTTGAAGTTAAATATGCACTATTATTTGAGCGTCCTACACCTTTAGAAGGTGGTCAAGCAGGTATCGCCAACTGGTTACAAATGTTTGCTAATGGCATTTTATCCCAATTATCTCATGAACAACAAATGCAAGTAATCCAGTCAGTTCAAATACAACTACAACCAACCTTATTTCGTGATGGACATTGGATAGCTGATTATCGCCGCATCAGGATTATTGCTGTTAAGTGA
- a CDS encoding trifunctional serine/threonine-protein kinase/ATP-binding protein/sensor histidine kinase: protein MTSTLVENIPGYSISEKLYNGSRTQVYRGYRKFDRQPVVVKLLKNPYPSFNELLLFRNQYTIAKNLNSPLIVQTYSLEPCQNGYALVMEDFGAISLKEWATRETQQSLEEFLEIAIALCNILDLLYHERIIHKDIKPSNILINPNTKQVKLIDFSIASLLPRETPTLVNPNVLEGTLGYISPEQTGRMNRGIDYRTDFYSLGVTFYELLTGELPFASHDAMELVHSHVAKIAPLVHEINSEISSVLSKIVSKLMAKNAEDRYQSALGIKLDLENCLHQLQVLGKIESFEIAQRDMCDRFTIPEKLYGREAEVQTLLEAFGRIANGASELMLVAGFSGIGKTAVVNEVHKPIVLWNGYFIKGKFDQFNRNIPLSAFVQALRDLMGQLLSESDEQLVQWKDKILTAVGENGQVLVDVIPELEQIIGKQPPAPELSGSVAQNRFNLLFQKFIAVFATQKHPLVMFLDDLQWADSASLSLMQVLMNQSDRGYLLMIGAYRDNEVFPAHPLMLTLEEMRQAQSTLSTLTLTPLSQSDITHLIADTLSCSIPTALPLSELVYQKTQGNPFFTTQFLKALHQEGYIAYNFNVGHWQCDIVAVRSLSLTDDVVEFIALQLQKLPAETQRMLKLAACVGAQFNLETLAIISEQSSTDAATALWKALQEGLILPTSQIYKFFQCANLSETQEAANPTYRFLHDRVQQAAYALIPERQKQATHLQIGRLLLKNTASDAIESNVFDIVNQLNKGTDPIAQSTQCNELAQLNLVAGRKAKASTAYKSAVQYLKTGLELLPATGWQEHYPLAFALHRERADCEYLIGNFEQAEHLFGLALTQAKTIFERAEIYGGLMTLRLTQGEDIDSSIAAGLEGLSALGIALPNEAEALRTLVQAELEKMQTTLAALPLQTLLEQPPMTDPVQQARMKLVGVLWSVAYVAGKRDLAFAISLFMVNLSLNHGVTDSSGFAYGIYGVTLASQGNYRAAYEFGQVGLALDRQMNAVPFIAKNNNHFGHFINPYAQPLKTNLPLYQESLRICQETGDLVFGVWAVVFIIWTLLIKGDPLHEVYAETEKYLSYVERTNDPHMLYAFTLKRQFLRHLQGSTEPTDLLDQALEGQPAPYIDIWRQKQIVPHGVNWYGLLKLQLLYLYGRYAEALETIAEIEQTRNATMDFFSIAQYHFYYPLSLAALYATATAETKIQYWSILQRQQQILKQNADECPANFLHRYLLLSAEMAHLNSNYAEAIDCYDRAIASATANEYIHETALANELAAKFYLNWGKERIAQDYLIEAYYGYARWGAKAKVADLETHYPQLLAPILQQTRTPLSVNETVFASGIVASSISSTSVSDSLDLAAILKASQTLSSEIELDKLLASLLKIVIEGAGANRCVLMLLRDNHLLIKGAIMAEAEPVVLQQLPIEESQDIPLKLIYKVKHEQKTVVLADASADPILANDLYIARQQPRSILCSPILHQGKLMGILYLENSSVIGAFTTNRVELLNLLCTQAAISLENARLYECSLESLSELHTAQSRFHNLVDNVPGVVYQYSMSADGILSLNYISADCYSLYEITPEQAVADPNFLDKMIHPDDVASYLQTYADTVQTRSPWCWEGRIVTPSGIVKWVHGESRVEQRADNSLVWDGLFLDISDRKQAELGLQQAQLQIIQSEKMSALGNLVAGVAHEMNNPLGFIAASIQETKPTIADITEHLKLYQKAFPNKSEEIEDHAEEIDLDYTLEDLPKMLDSMTMACNRLKNISTSLRTFSRADRDYKVPFNIHEGIDSTILILKHRLKANEQRPAIDVITNYGDLPLVNCFPGQLNQVFMNILANAIDALEEASIGKSFAEIQAHPNSIKITTSIVDNTHVKVSITDNGQGMSAAVQAKIFDHLFTTKSVGKGTGLGLAIARQIVEEKHNGKITVNSVLGEGTEFIISLPI, encoded by the coding sequence ATGACTAGCACTCTTGTTGAGAATATTCCCGGATATAGCATCAGCGAAAAACTCTATAATGGCTCCCGAACCCAAGTTTACCGAGGTTATCGAAAATTTGATCGACAACCAGTAGTCGTTAAATTACTAAAAAATCCTTATCCCAGCTTTAACGAACTGTTGTTGTTTCGCAACCAGTATACAATTGCCAAAAATCTCAACTCTCCCCTCATAGTCCAAACCTACAGTCTAGAACCTTGCCAAAATGGTTATGCACTAGTTATGGAAGACTTTGGGGCAATTTCTCTTAAGGAGTGGGCAACTAGAGAAACCCAACAATCTTTAGAAGAATTTTTAGAAATAGCGATCGCTCTTTGCAACATCTTAGATTTACTTTATCATGAACGCATTATTCATAAAGATATTAAACCTAGTAATATATTAATTAACCCTAACACTAAACAAGTTAAATTAATTGACTTTAGTATTGCATCATTATTACCCAGAGAAACCCCAACCTTAGTCAATCCTAATGTGTTAGAAGGGACACTAGGTTACATTTCCCCTGAACAAACCGGGAGAATGAATCGAGGGATTGACTATCGCACAGACTTTTACTCACTTGGCGTAACTTTCTACGAATTACTTACAGGAGAGTTACCTTTTGCCTCCCACGACGCGATGGAGTTGGTGCATTCTCATGTTGCCAAAATTGCACCATTAGTACACGAAATTAATTCCGAAATTTCATCCGTGCTATCAAAAATTGTCAGTAAATTGATGGCGAAGAATGCTGAAGATAGATATCAGAGCGCATTGGGAATAAAACTTGATTTAGAAAACTGTCTACATCAACTACAAGTTTTGGGTAAGATTGAGAGTTTTGAAATTGCACAGCGTGATATGTGCGATCGCTTCACGATTCCCGAAAAGCTCTACGGTCGGGAAGCAGAGGTGCAAACCTTGTTAGAGGCGTTTGGACGAATTGCCAATGGTGCGTCTGAGCTAATGCTGGTGGCAGGCTTTTCCGGCATTGGCAAAACCGCCGTTGTGAATGAAGTGCATAAGCCGATCGTCCTCTGGAACGGCTACTTCATCAAGGGCAAGTTCGACCAGTTCAATCGCAACATCCCCTTGAGTGCCTTTGTCCAGGCATTGCGCGATCTGATGGGGCAACTGCTGAGTGAAAGCGATGAGCAACTGGTGCAGTGGAAAGATAAAATCCTGACTGCGGTAGGCGAAAATGGGCAAGTTTTAGTAGATGTTATTCCCGAACTGGAGCAGATTATCGGCAAACAGCCTCCTGCTCCTGAACTTTCAGGCAGCGTTGCCCAGAACCGCTTCAATTTGTTATTCCAGAAGTTCATTGCGGTGTTTGCAACACAAAAGCATCCGCTGGTGATGTTCCTGGATGACTTGCAGTGGGCAGATTCTGCGTCACTCAGCTTGATGCAGGTGTTAATGAATCAAAGCGATCGAGGCTATCTGCTGATGATTGGAGCCTACCGGGACAACGAAGTCTTCCCGGCTCATCCGCTGATGCTGACGCTAGAGGAAATGCGACAAGCCCAGTCCACCCTCAGCACCCTGACCCTGACTCCGTTGAGCCAGTCAGATATCACCCATCTGATTGCCGACACGCTGAGTTGCTCGATCCCAACGGCACTGCCCTTGAGTGAACTGGTGTATCAGAAGACGCAGGGCAATCCCTTCTTCACCACACAGTTTCTCAAAGCGCTGCATCAGGAGGGCTACATTGCCTATAACTTCAATGTGGGACACTGGCAGTGCGATATAGTAGCGGTGCGATCGCTGTCTCTCACCGACGATGTGGTGGAGTTCATAGCACTTCAGCTTCAGAAATTGCCAGCTGAAACTCAGCGGATGCTAAAGCTAGCAGCTTGTGTAGGGGCACAGTTTAACCTGGAAACTCTGGCAATCATTTCAGAACAATCCTCCACTGATGCCGCAACTGCCCTGTGGAAAGCTTTGCAGGAAGGTTTAATTTTGCCGACGAGCCAGATCTACAAGTTCTTTCAGTGTGCAAATCTGTCTGAGACACAAGAGGCTGCTAATCCAACCTATCGGTTCTTGCACGATCGCGTTCAGCAAGCCGCCTATGCTCTGATCCCAGAGCGGCAAAAACAAGCCACCCATTTACAGATTGGGCGGTTGCTGCTGAAAAACACAGCTTCTGATGCAATTGAGTCCAACGTTTTTGATATTGTGAACCAATTAAACAAAGGCACTGACCCGATCGCTCAGTCAACACAATGCAACGAGCTGGCGCAGTTGAATCTGGTGGCTGGCAGAAAAGCTAAAGCCTCAACAGCTTACAAATCCGCCGTTCAATACCTGAAAACGGGTCTTGAGCTTCTCCCTGCAACTGGCTGGCAGGAGCACTATCCGCTGGCGTTTGCTCTGCATCGAGAAAGGGCAGACTGCGAATATCTAATCGGCAATTTTGAACAAGCCGAACACCTGTTTGGGCTAGCGTTGACCCAGGCAAAAACGATTTTTGAGAGAGCAGAAATTTATGGTGGGTTGATGACCCTCCGACTGACTCAGGGTGAAGACATCGATTCCAGTATTGCCGCTGGACTGGAAGGGTTAAGCGCGTTGGGCATTGCGCTACCCAATGAGGCTGAAGCTCTGCGAACCCTGGTGCAGGCTGAACTGGAAAAAATGCAGACAACCCTGGCAGCCCTGCCCTTGCAAACTCTGCTGGAACAGCCCCCCATGACTGACCCTGTTCAGCAAGCTCGCATGAAGCTGGTGGGAGTTTTGTGGTCAGTTGCTTATGTAGCAGGAAAGAGGGATCTGGCTTTCGCCATTAGCCTTTTCATGGTTAATTTGTCGTTGAATCATGGCGTGACTGACAGTTCTGGATTTGCCTACGGCATTTATGGGGTCACTTTAGCCAGTCAGGGAAATTATCGAGCGGCTTATGAGTTTGGTCAGGTAGGACTGGCGCTCGATCGACAGATGAATGCCGTTCCGTTCATTGCCAAAAATAACAACCACTTTGGTCACTTCATCAATCCTTACGCTCAGCCCCTCAAAACAAATCTGCCGCTCTATCAAGAATCGCTCCGCATTTGTCAGGAAACTGGGGATCTGGTCTTCGGAGTTTGGGCAGTTGTATTTATCATCTGGACTTTGCTGATTAAAGGCGATCCGCTCCACGAAGTATATGCCGAAACAGAAAAATATCTGAGCTACGTCGAGCGAACCAATGACCCGCACATGCTGTATGCCTTTACCTTGAAGCGGCAATTTCTGCGGCACTTGCAAGGTTCGACTGAGCCAACCGATTTACTGGATCAGGCGCTGGAGGGTCAGCCCGCTCCCTACATCGACATCTGGAGACAGAAGCAAATCGTACCGCATGGCGTTAATTGGTATGGCCTACTCAAACTCCAATTGCTCTACCTGTATGGTCGTTATGCAGAGGCACTGGAGACGATCGCCGAAATTGAGCAGACAAGAAATGCAACAATGGATTTCTTCTCGATCGCACAATACCACTTCTACTACCCGCTCAGTCTGGCCGCGCTGTATGCTACAGCAACCGCAGAAACAAAAATACAGTACTGGAGCATTTTGCAACGACAGCAGCAAATCCTGAAACAAAATGCAGATGAGTGTCCGGCTAACTTTTTGCATCGGTATCTACTGCTCTCGGCTGAAATGGCGCACCTGAATAGCAATTATGCAGAGGCGATCGATTGTTACGATCGAGCAATTGCCTCTGCCACAGCGAACGAATATATCCACGAAACAGCCCTTGCCAACGAACTCGCAGCTAAGTTCTATCTCAATTGGGGCAAAGAACGCATTGCTCAGGACTATCTGATCGAAGCTTACTATGGCTATGCTCGCTGGGGAGCCAAAGCTAAAGTTGCTGACCTGGAAACCCACTACCCACAACTGCTAGCACCCATTCTCCAACAAACTCGCACGCCTCTCTCCGTCAATGAAACTGTCTTTGCCTCTGGAATCGTCGCTTCCAGCATTTCTTCTACCAGCGTCTCCGATTCGCTGGATCTGGCAGCAATTCTCAAAGCCTCTCAAACTCTATCCAGTGAAATTGAACTCGATAAATTGCTGGCATCGCTGCTTAAAATCGTCATTGAAGGTGCAGGAGCGAATCGATGCGTTCTGATGCTGCTACGAGACAATCACCTGCTGATCAAAGGGGCAATAATGGCGGAAGCAGAGCCAGTGGTCTTGCAGCAACTCCCCATTGAAGAGAGCCAGGACATTCCCCTAAAGCTAATTTACAAGGTCAAGCATGAGCAAAAAACCGTTGTGCTGGCGGATGCCAGTGCCGATCCGATCCTAGCCAACGATTTGTATATTGCCCGTCAGCAGCCCAGGAGTATTTTGTGCAGCCCGATTTTGCATCAAGGCAAGTTGATGGGTATTTTGTATTTGGAGAATAGCTCGGTAATCGGAGCATTCACCACCAATCGCGTCGAACTTCTCAACTTACTTTGCACTCAAGCGGCTATCTCACTGGAGAATGCTCGACTTTATGAATGTTCCTTAGAATCGCTGTCGGAGTTGCATACAGCCCAGTCTCGCTTTCACAACTTAGTAGACAACGTGCCTGGGGTGGTTTATCAGTATTCTATGAGTGCTGATGGTATCCTTTCGTTAAACTACATCAGTGCCGACTGTTACAGCTTGTACGAAATTACCCCAGAGCAAGCTGTTGCCGATCCGAATTTTCTCGACAAAATGATACATCCAGATGATGTGGCTTCTTACCTGCAAACTTACGCTGACACCGTTCAAACTCGCTCCCCCTGGTGTTGGGAGGGGCGAATCGTTACCCCGTCAGGAATTGTCAAATGGGTTCACGGCGAATCTAGAGTTGAACAGCGTGCAGATAACTCATTGGTTTGGGATGGATTGTTTTTAGATATTAGCGATCGTAAACAAGCGGAACTTGGTTTGCAACAAGCACAATTGCAAATCATCCAAAGTGAGAAGATGTCAGCTTTAGGTAACTTAGTTGCAGGTGTAGCTCACGAAATGAATAATCCTTTGGGCTTTATTGCTGCTAGTATCCAAGAAACTAAACCCACTATTGCTGATATTACCGAACACCTGAAGTTATATCAAAAAGCTTTCCCAAATAAGAGTGAAGAAATCGAAGACCATGCCGAAGAAATCGACTTGGATTATACCTTAGAAGACTTGCCCAAAATGCTTGATTCGATGACGATGGCGTGCAACAGGCTGAAAAACATTAGCACCAGTTTACGCACTTTCTCTCGTGCCGATCGCGATTACAAAGTGCCATTTAATATCCATGAAGGTATTGATAGTACAATTTTAATTCTCAAACATCGCTTGAAAGCGAACGAACAACGTCCGGCCATTGACGTAATTACTAATTATGGTGATTTACCTTTAGTCAATTGTTTTCCTGGGCAATTAAATCAGGTGTTTATGAATATCCTTGCCAATGCTATTGATGCGTTAGAAGAAGCAAGTATTGGTAAGAGTTTTGCAGAAATTCAAGCGCATCCTAACTCTATAAAGATTACAACATCAATTGTAGATAATACACACGTAAAAGTATCAATTACTGATAATGGTCAAGGGATGAGTGCAGCAGTCCAAGCAAAAATCTTTGACCATTTATTTACTACTAAGTCAGTAGGTAAAGGTACAGGTTTAGGATTAGCGATCGCTCGTCAAATTGTCGAAGAAAAACACAACGGTAAAATCACAGTCAATTCTGTTCTGGGTGAGGGGACAGAGTTTATAATTTCTCTTCCTATATAG
- a CDS encoding CHASE2 domain-containing protein, with translation MGKLVGLNLGKGDLNRGFPSVTVQLSEDNNSIPLQLTGSLPASPELIALYERWRLLYKLIYESLYPHGCWRKNESDREIEIDEEDITNVSIIEFSNLCNELQNTINYWLKSESFRKIDQKLRTKLVTTDEIKIVLQTEDDRTRRLPWHLWNFFEDYPHAVVCLSAPEYEPIKSLKKPANKVIRILAILGNSQGINVQKDREMLEQLPGAETIFLVEPQRRELDRWLWDKKGWDILFFAGHSSTHADGETGKFYINQDDCLTITQLKNSLRAAIKHGLSLAIFNSCEGLGLACQLISLHIPQMIVMREPVPDLVAQEFLKHFLEAFSHGESFYLAVREARERLQGLESDFPCASWLPVICQNPAESPLVWPEKAKTTRNISRPILPNKQIIGVILTTTVVTAGIMGMRSLGIFQLWELQFFDILMRSRPQEKPDPRILIVTVTEADVRSQPPEERVAASLSDRSLAQLIAKLEQFQPRVIGLDIYREVSVKADYPNLANWMRKSDRFIAICKVGEGEKDSGVAPPPEVPTKRLGFSDVVPDPDGIRILRRHLLAMASASPCHTDKSLSFLLATHYLASYGIKAKLTPKKNWQFGSIIFKNLESDSGGYHGIDNLGHQILLNWRSVTPVASTVTLNDVLNNKLTSNLVKDRIVLIGTTAESFHDYWDTPYSASQWPHKPMPGVVVQAHKVSQIISAVLDRRPLLWVWSKGGEFFWVWCWSLIGGTLAWCNRSVLGVGVALTLTLCLLYGLCLGLLMLGGWVPLVPSALAMLCATTFLLAYRFYFQNL, from the coding sequence ATGGGTAAATTAGTCGGATTGAATTTGGGAAAAGGAGATTTAAACAGAGGTTTTCCTTCTGTTACAGTTCAGTTGTCTGAAGATAACAATTCCATACCTCTTCAATTAACGGGGAGTTTACCCGCTTCACCAGAATTAATTGCACTTTATGAACGTTGGCGATTACTTTATAAGTTAATTTATGAATCTCTTTATCCTCATGGATGTTGGCGGAAGAATGAGAGCGATCGAGAAATAGAAATAGACGAAGAAGATATAACTAATGTTTCTATTATCGAATTTAGTAATTTATGTAATGAGTTACAAAATACTATCAATTACTGGTTAAAATCTGAATCATTTCGGAAAATAGACCAAAAATTACGCACAAAATTAGTAACTACAGACGAAATTAAAATTGTTCTGCAAACAGAGGACGATCGCACTCGTCGTCTCCCTTGGCATTTATGGAATTTTTTCGAAGATTACCCTCATGCAGTAGTTTGTTTAAGTGCGCCAGAATACGAACCAATCAAATCATTAAAAAAACCTGCTAACAAGGTAATCAGAATTTTAGCAATTTTGGGGAATAGTCAAGGAATTAATGTGCAAAAAGACCGGGAAATGCTAGAACAATTACCGGGAGCAGAAACAATCTTTTTGGTAGAGCCGCAACGTCGGGAATTAGATCGGTGGCTTTGGGATAAAAAAGGTTGGGATATTCTTTTTTTTGCGGGACATAGTTCGACACACGCTGATGGAGAAACCGGAAAGTTTTATATTAATCAGGATGATTGTTTAACTATTACTCAATTAAAAAATAGTTTGCGAGCAGCAATTAAACATGGTCTGAGTCTAGCAATTTTTAACTCTTGTGAAGGTTTAGGATTAGCTTGTCAACTAATTTCTTTGCATATTCCCCAAATGATTGTTATGCGGGAGCCAGTACCAGATTTGGTGGCTCAAGAATTCTTAAAACATTTTCTCGAAGCGTTTTCTCATGGTGAATCTTTTTATTTAGCAGTGCGAGAAGCGAGGGAAAGATTGCAAGGTTTAGAAAGTGATTTTCCCTGCGCCAGTTGGTTGCCTGTTATTTGTCAAAATCCTGCCGAATCTCCCCTTGTATGGCCTGAAAAAGCTAAGACAACGAGAAATATTTCTCGTCCTATTTTACCAAATAAACAAATTATCGGCGTAATTTTAACAACAACTGTTGTAACAGCGGGAATAATGGGGATGCGATCGCTAGGAATTTTCCAACTCTGGGAATTACAATTTTTTGATATTTTAATGCGATCGCGCCCCCAGGAAAAACCAGATCCCAGAATTTTAATTGTTACAGTGACAGAAGCCGATGTGAGATCGCAACCTCCCGAAGAAAGAGTGGCAGCATCTTTATCCGATCGTTCTTTGGCTCAACTAATTGCAAAATTAGAACAGTTTCAACCGCGTGTTATTGGTTTGGATATTTATCGGGAAGTTTCTGTAAAAGCAGATTATCCAAATTTAGCTAATTGGATGAGAAAGAGCGATCGCTTTATTGCTATTTGCAAAGTGGGTGAAGGTGAGAAAGATTCTGGCGTTGCACCACCTCCTGAAGTTCCCACAAAACGTTTAGGTTTTAGTGATGTTGTACCCGATCCTGATGGTATCCGTATCCTACGTCGTCATTTATTAGCAATGGCTTCGGCTTCTCCTTGCCATACTGATAAATCTCTTAGCTTTCTGTTGGCAACTCATTATTTAGCTTCTTATGGAATTAAAGCTAAATTGACTCCTAAAAAAAACTGGCAATTTGGCAGTATTATCTTTAAAAATTTAGAGTCCGATAGCGGTGGTTATCATGGGATAGATAATTTAGGTCATCAAATTTTACTTAACTGGCGTTCGGTTACTCCTGTTGCTTCAACAGTTACCCTCAATGATGTTTTAAATAATAAGTTAACTTCTAATTTAGTGAAAGATCGAATTGTTTTGATCGGTACGACTGCGGAAAGCTTTCACGACTATTGGGATACGCCTTACAGTGCAAGTCAATGGCCGCACAAACCAATGCCAGGAGTGGTAGTACAAGCACATAAGGTCAGTCAAATAATTAGCGCGGTTCTCGATCGCAGACCTTTATTATGGGTTTGGTCTAAAGGTGGCGAATTTTTTTGGGTTTGGTGTTGGTCTTTGATTGGAGGTACTCTAGCCTGGTGCAATAGGTCAGTGTTGGGGGTAGGGGTTGCGTTAACACTTACTCTTTGCCTCTTATATGGATTATGCCTTGGCTTATTGATGCTAGGCGGTTGGGTTCCCCTTGTTCCATCAGCTTTGGCAATGCTTTGTGCAACTACTTTTCTGTTGGCTTACAGGTTTTATTTCCAAAATCTTTAA
- a CDS encoding DUF1822 family protein, whose protein sequence is MVLKLDELMALYPKQIWIELLPQEQEKVWQQIQQQEYSNAAARWNAYLNYLCLNSFLNWVQEDSELKENLQLWSDETSLPSFWEVVTGTKLSLDKTQLVLIPTDKSYFPEFRIPQEWIDIPNWAANYYLAVQLNLNERWMQVLGYATHEQIKKEGMYDRIDRTYSLDREDLKEDLNVMWVAQELFPAKQLEIQPLPDLETLQTKMLLEQLSQPSNYSPRLSVIFEQWAAIIANDETRQQLYRKRLLNHHVENSNFLQNQADEPKIHNLSLWLQNIFEAGWQSIDTLLNTEQTTLAFQFRNDSVLSQVPVKGAKLIDLGIELKGAAVMLLVGITQEIDDKVGIRVQLYPGNGETYLPANIELSLLSELGVMLQEVRSRNHDNYIQLKRFKAPQGKPFSIQVMLGNASIKEDFVFYQSSLG, encoded by the coding sequence ATGGTACTCAAGCTAGATGAATTAATGGCACTTTATCCCAAACAAATATGGATAGAGCTATTACCTCAAGAACAGGAAAAAGTGTGGCAGCAAATACAACAACAGGAATATTCTAATGCTGCTGCTCGTTGGAATGCTTATTTGAATTATTTATGCCTTAATAGTTTTCTAAATTGGGTTCAAGAAGATTCTGAACTAAAAGAAAATTTACAACTTTGGTCAGATGAGACTAGTTTACCAAGCTTTTGGGAAGTAGTAACCGGTACAAAGCTAAGTTTGGATAAAACTCAATTAGTACTAATACCAACTGATAAAAGCTACTTTCCCGAATTTCGTATTCCTCAAGAATGGATAGATATTCCTAATTGGGCAGCTAACTATTATTTAGCTGTTCAACTAAATTTAAATGAACGGTGGATGCAGGTATTGGGTTATGCTACCCACGAACAAATTAAAAAGGAAGGAATGTACGATCGCATCGATCGCACTTACTCTTTAGATAGAGAAGATTTAAAAGAAGACCTCAATGTAATGTGGGTAGCACAAGAACTCTTTCCTGCTAAACAACTAGAAATTCAGCCATTACCAGATCTGGAAACATTACAAACAAAAATGTTGCTAGAACAACTGAGTCAGCCAAGTAATTACTCACCTCGACTTAGCGTAATATTTGAACAATGGGCGGCAATTATAGCTAATGATGAAACTCGCCAACAGTTATATCGAAAAAGGCTTTTAAACCATCATGTCGAAAACTCAAATTTTCTACAAAACCAAGCCGACGAGCCAAAAATACATAACTTAAGTTTATGGCTGCAAAATATCTTTGAAGCAGGTTGGCAATCTATTGATACACTGTTAAATACAGAGCAAACAACTCTAGCTTTTCAATTTAGAAATGATTCAGTATTAAGCCAAGTTCCTGTAAAAGGTGCTAAACTGATTGATTTAGGGATAGAATTAAAAGGTGCAGCGGTAATGTTATTAGTTGGTATTACCCAAGAGATAGATGATAAAGTTGGTATTCGAGTCCAACTTTATCCGGGGAATGGAGAAACTTATTTACCAGCAAATATCGAATTAAGTCTGCTATCTGAACTAGGAGTCATGCTGCAAGAAGTGCGATCGAGGAATCATGATAACTATATCCAATTGAAAAGATTTAAAGCTCCACAAGGAAAACCATTTTCTATTCAAGTGATGTTAGGTAATGCCAGCATTAAAGAAGATTTTGTATTTTATCAAAGTTCTTTAGGCTGA